The uncultured Methanoregula sp. genomic sequence TGTTCGACGAACTCGCCCGGCTGACTCCCGCAGATCTTGGCGCACATGCCCGGGTCATATCTCAGGAGTAATCGTTGCTGCAGATATGAAATTCAACCTGTACGTCATCACTGATGAAATGATTGCACATGGACGCGCGCATGCCGCAATAGCGCAACTGGCCGTTCTCGGGGGTGCTGACGTGATCCAGCTCAGGGACAAGAACCGGGGATGCCTTGAACTCACCCGGATCGGACGGGAGATCCGGAAGATTACAAGAACTGCCGGGGCTGGTTTTATCGTCAATGACCGGCTCGATGTTGCACTTGCCTGCGGGGCCGACGGGGTTCATCTCGGCCAGGGAGACCTCACTCCCGCAATCGTGCGTCAGCTTGCCCCGCCGGGTTTTATCATCGGCGTCTCGGTTGGCAACGGAAAAGAAGCCTGCCTTGCTGAAAAAGAGGGGGCAGATTACGTTGCGCTCAGCCCCACCTTCTCTACGGATTCAAAACCCGATGCAGGACCCGGGCACGGGTGCGGGATGCTTGCAGAAATAGCAGGGAGCGTCTCCATCCCGGTGATAGCGATTGGCGGGATCGGCAGGGAGAATATTCCTGAAGTGATCCGGGCGGGTGCCGCGGGTATTGCCGTGATATCAGCTGTGGTTGCACAGCCGGATATTACAGCCGCAGCCCGGGAACTTGCCGCCCTCGTGGCATCTGAAAAGAGGAAACTTGCGGTATGACAAACACCTGCAATTGCAGGTTTGTCCTGCACGAACATTTCGCAAAGCACCACCATTTCGATCTCAGGCTGGAACATGACAGCGTGCTTATGAGCTGGGCGGTTCCGAAGGGCCTGCCGGAGCATACGGGAGAGAGACGGCTTGCGATACAGGTTGAAGATCACCCGCTGGAATACATAACGTTTGAGGGAACCATCCCGGAAGGGGAATATGGGGCCGGCGAAGTGAGGATTGCTGATCATGGATACTATGAGGTCGTCACCTGGGACCCGGGCCGGATTGAAGTTGTATTCCATGGTTCACGGTTTTCCGGGAAATATGCGCTTATCCGGTTCAAAAAAGCAGGCGATAAGGAATGGCTGATCCTGAAAGGGAAAGAATGATTTGGAAATCATGTTCACGGCTCATCTCCCTGAAGTTAATGGCCACGAACCGGGAGGGATTACGCTTTTCATAACGGGTAAGGGTCCAAAAAATGAACCGTGAATTTTTCTGTTGAGGCGGGAGATGGATAATAAGATATAATTAATCTTCAGATCTATTTTGCATTCACACGATCCACGTGCGGAGTTGATATGCACATGAAGACCATCTCACCGCAAAAAACTCTCGGGCTCTCAATCATTGCACTTCTCACGATCGGCATTGTGCTCCTCTCGATCTTCTCCTTGAAAAACGGGTACCTGAATATTTTCCCGTACTTCTATATCCTGCCCATCCTGATTCTCGCCTATTTCCACCCCCGGTATGCAGTCTACTTTACGGTATTCCTGGGCTGGATCTTCCTCGGGCTCGTGTGCCTGTACGGGCCGCCGGATATCCAGCTCTATGCATCAAGTGTAGCGTTCTTCTACATTTTTGTCTCCCTTGGGGTAATCATATCCGCATACTCCGGCCAGCTCCTTCAGGAGAGGAGATACCGGGAGATCTTTGAGAGCTCCCAGGCCGGCATCCTCACGTTCGATGTGGAGACCCAGAAAATCCGCGAGATCAATATCCAGGCAGCAACGATTCTCGGGTCTGATCCGGAAGCCCTTAAAAAGCAGCCGTTCTCTGCATTCATGCTGGACACGGAACAGGAGTTGCGGGTCATGAAAAGTATCCGGCGGGATGAGAAGATCACTGATATGGAGATTGCTCTCCAGAGAAAAGACCGCTCCGTCATCTGGGTGATAATAACCGCCTCCTTAACAAAAGACGGTACTGTAGTCTGTTCCCTTGTGGATATCACTGAAAGCCGGCGAACCAAGGATGAGCTCATCGAGTCCGAACTCCGGTACCGGACACTCTTCGACGGCGCAAGCGACGCGATCTTCCTGCATGATATCGATGGCAGGATCTACGAGACAAATGTTATTGCAACACGATACCTGGGGTTTTCGAAAAAGGAACTCATGAAGCTGCGTCTCCACGATCTGGATGTTGATCCTGAACACCTGTTCACGCCGGATATCATCAGGACATTCCAGGCCCGGGGTCACATCCTCTTTGAAACGGTTATGAAGAAAAAGGATGGTTCTACCCTTCCCGTTGAGATCAGCAGCAGGATAACTGAATATTTTGGTATGCCTGCTGTAATGAGCACAGTACGGGATATCTCGGAACGCAGGGAAAAGTAATCCTGCTTACTTTTTTCTGAAGGTATCCCGGGTAAAATCCATGTATTGCTGAGTTTCGCCAAAAAAATCTGTTTCGTCCCGGTACGTTCCAGGTCCGCAGGTATAATGTCATAAAAAACCTACCCGGTATTATGGAATGCGCGAGCCTGAAAAGATCACTTTTCAAGGAATGTAAAGGCATCTGTATCCTGCTTCTGGGCGTCGTTATCGTCATGGGCTGGTTAATTCTTTTCATTGCCGGGGGGCTGTCCCTTGGAACCTGGCTGCCTGACCTGATCCCGCTGATGTACCAGGCCCAGAGAATCGTAGCCGGGGGCATTACTGCGATATTGCGGAACCCCCTTGCTTTTCTCCTTCTTATTGTTCTGGGGGGATACGTACTCCAATGGTTCGGACTGGATGAGTGGTTTTAGACCGTAATGGTCTCCTTTCAACCCAACCGTCATTTTTCTATATTTTCCCGACAGGTCCCCTGTTGTTTCCGGGCCGAATTTCCTGATAGGGAACCCGCAGAAAATAATGCAGACTGAACAAAACCCGTGAAGAATCCGGGTCGTAACCTGCCGGTCCAAATGTAATTCCTGGCCGTGATTCATAAGCGCCGGATTCGAATCCTGCCATATTATTATCACGTTATCACAAATGGAAAGAAGTACAGAACTAATCAACAGGAATCACAACATGAAGCCACCAGTACCCTCCGGAAAAAAAGAGCCCGGATTCCCGCGGCCCGGGAAAAAAACGATCATGGCAATCGCCATTATCATTGCTGTCGTGATCATCGGTGTAATCGCTGCGGTTGTCTTTGTTCAGTCACCGTCTGGTCAGGGTGCAACCCCCTCCAACCTCCAGTCAGGCGCTTCACAACCGGTCCAGCAATCAGCCCAGCAGTATGCCTCTAACTCCCCGGCAAAGCCGGTGGATTTTGTTCTCCAGGCAGGACCCCAGGATAAATGCGGGCTGACCTGCCGCAAGCTGACCCCCACCCTCTACAATACGGGCACCCAGACTGCGCACAATGTCTGCATCTCCGTTGTCCTGTACAACGGCGGTGGCGATCTGATCTCCCTGAACGGCGCCCCTTCCATCCGCCAATGCGTCGGGGATCTTGCCAGCGGGGAAGCAGTGAGCGAACCGATTACCATAGATGCGGATTGCGGGTTCCTTGCAACCAAATGTATCAAGCAGACGCTGATATTAAAGACCGAAGCATCGTGCGACGAGACTAATGTCCAGTTCCCTGACAAGATAATCGCGGTTTAGACTATTCGTGAACCGGATTACCTGCTGCCGGACCGGTATTCAAGCGGAATTGTCCGGAACAGGCGCAACTTTTTTTAATTTCCCGGGAACGCAGGATCATCTGCTCACCGTAAAAACCTTTAAGGAAAATACGTACGGCCGTGATCCCGAAAACAAGAACAGGCTTTAATCCGAACTAAAAGAGCCGCCGGGGGGAATTGAACCCCCGACCTGCTGATTACGAATCAGCCGCTATGCCGCTAAGCCACGGCGGCCCAATACCTCACAATATCGACCTTTGCGCTAATAAAATATGTGTCCGGGACTCTCACGAGTACCCGCTCAGGGCGGTTATATTTTCCTTCGCGGCTGTATCTTTGGGTGCAATAGTGCCGAACTTGGATTCATAATCCGCGATGGTCTTGGTGAGCACGGAAAGGAGATTCTTGGCATGCGCAGGTGTGATCGAGACAATCGCCTTTGCCCGCGCCTGGTTGACCTGCGGGAGCTGGTGCAGGAACATGAAGGTGAATTCGTCATCTTTGTACGCGATCTGGATCATGTTACTGTACACGGGATCGAGCGTTGGCGGGATATTGACTGAAATTTCCTGGCCTGACATAAGTACTGGTTGGTGGTGCAGGTATGAAAAGATG encodes the following:
- a CDS encoding DNA polymerase ligase N-terminal domain-containing protein, coding for MTNTCNCRFVLHEHFAKHHHFDLRLEHDSVLMSWAVPKGLPEHTGERRLAIQVEDHPLEYITFEGTIPEGEYGAGEVRIADHGYYEVVTWDPGRIEVVFHGSRFSGKYALIRFKKAGDKEWLILKGKE
- the thiE gene encoding thiamine phosphate synthase yields the protein MKFNLYVITDEMIAHGRAHAAIAQLAVLGGADVIQLRDKNRGCLELTRIGREIRKITRTAGAGFIVNDRLDVALACGADGVHLGQGDLTPAIVRQLAPPGFIIGVSVGNGKEACLAEKEGADYVALSPTFSTDSKPDAGPGHGCGMLAEIAGSVSIPVIAIGGIGRENIPEVIRAGAAGIAVISAVVAQPDITAAARELAALVASEKRKLAV
- a CDS encoding PAS domain-containing protein; translation: MKTISPQKTLGLSIIALLTIGIVLLSIFSLKNGYLNIFPYFYILPILILAYFHPRYAVYFTVFLGWIFLGLVCLYGPPDIQLYASSVAFFYIFVSLGVIISAYSGQLLQERRYREIFESSQAGILTFDVETQKIREINIQAATILGSDPEALKKQPFSAFMLDTEQELRVMKSIRRDEKITDMEIALQRKDRSVIWVIITASLTKDGTVVCSLVDITESRRTKDELIESELRYRTLFDGASDAIFLHDIDGRIYETNVIATRYLGFSKKELMKLRLHDLDVDPEHLFTPDIIRTFQARGHILFETVMKKKDGSTLPVEISSRITEYFGMPAVMSTVRDISERREK
- a CDS encoding DUF3467 domain-containing protein — its product is MSGQEISVNIPPTLDPVYSNMIQIAYKDDEFTFMFLHQLPQVNQARAKAIVSITPAHAKNLLSVLTKTIADYESKFGTIAPKDTAAKENITALSGYS